One Alkaliphilus sp. B6464 genomic window carries:
- a CDS encoding superoxide dismutase family protein: MNYYHQYTNSNQPVYYWSYDVNPANEYYPGSGCRNIAIATIQGGPLAPNIRGTVYFISAAGGTNVYVEVSGLPPYRPAIGNGNPIGPHGFHIHQNGTCEVGDPTDPFQAAGGHWNPTNQPHGSVYSLVVLYV; the protein is encoded by the coding sequence ATGAATTATTATCATCAATATACAAATAGCAATCAACCAGTATACTACTGGTCATACGACGTTAATCCTGCAAATGAATATTATCCAGGAAGTGGATGCAGAAACATAGCCATTGCTACTATACAAGGAGGCCCTCTTGCCCCAAACATCAGAGGGACTGTATACTTTATAAGCGCTGCTGGAGGAACAAACGTATATGTTGAGGTTTCTGGTCTTCCACCTTATAGACCAGCTATTGGTAATGGTAATCCTATTGGCCCCCATGGATTTCATATACACCAAAATGGCACTTGTGAGGTAGGTGATCCTACAGATCCTTTCCAAGCAGCAGGAGGACATTGGAATCCGACTAATCAGCCTCATGGTAGTGTATACTCATTGGTGGTTTTGTATGTTTAG